The sequence TCAGTGaatgttataaaatttgtaGACAAACAATTCTCTTCCCTTCAGTGACAGCCCGATATTGAGTAATCAGTACAAAGAACTTACCCAAAATTAcggttgcattttttatttatttgtggtTCTTTTGttggtattttcatttttttgcttCGTTATTTTGGCTATAAAACTCTTTGCTTAAAAAGTAACCACCGTAATGTTGATGGTCTAAACTCATAGCATTACCACTTAGGGAAGatagatcaaaataaaaagtaaaaagataaTGAAACATTTGTGCATGTGTTTACAAGTAGAAACTCAATAATTCTGGCCATCACCGGTGTTACGTGGTCTTGTAAAATTCatttggtctttttttttttaatggaaaccttcagttaaaaaattaattatttaatagtgATAAAATATACGCTTTCCAGTTCAAGTACACGTAATCCTCGCTCCTTAGACAGGAGCAGCTATGGAGTAGGTAGACGAGGGGGAATAAACAGAAAGAAACataatactttaaaaattgCTCTTACCAAAAAAATGTTTACGATAGTTAAAGAAAGCACAGGTAATACAAGCTTGTAGATTGCATATTGCATACTGCTCTTATGCCCAATGAAGCCAAGAGCTATTCCACTTCTAAAATCTGTTCCTCCTATACCCTTGGGATTCGAATCCTGTCCGAGTTAGCAGAAACTGGCAATCGTTGCGCTAAAGAGACTGATTAGCTATGCTTTAGTAATAACTTGATAACATAATGAACAAATTCGGTAACTCTTTAACTCATgccaaaaaaacttaaaacatgTAAACCAGAGAGGAAAAGAAATCACAAAATTggtaaattaagtaaaaatcatCTCTGGAAATTGTCCGACAAGCCAcgagttgatttttttaaaataaataaaaaggcttAGCAAATACttgtttttgtttgatattATGAAGCCAATAGTGCTTCTAACTTTGCAATCTGGTCATCCTCATTCTTTGGAATAGGATCCTTGTTAACCTCTTGATACAAATCATGTTTCCACTTCTCCATTCGTGTCTTAATAGGACGATAACCTTGCTTTCCATTAAATTTATCTCTTCCCCTGTAATTGTTATTGCCTCCACTGCCCCCATACCTTGCTCTTGATGAAAAACCATCCCTTCTAGCTTCAATCTTATTGGGTGCTCTGCCCTCTGCATTTTGCTTCTCAGGTCTATCCAGATGATGAGGATTGCTGCTTCTTTCATCCttcctttcattcctttccGGAGGATGGTCAGTATGGCTTGGCTTTACTTCCACTATCGAAGCTGGATTAGCATCTGCTGAATCCGCAGGGATCTTCTTCTCCCTAAATGCACGTCTTTTCCTCATAGTAGGTGGATCATCTTTTCTTGCAGTGAAACCATCTCTTTTCTGTAAACTGTCATCCAGTTTCACCGGTGATCTCTCATCTCTTTGCTCTCTACTTTGACTTTCATTATTCTCTTTACTCTGAGTAAAGACTTTTCCTGCATGGAAAGGAATAATTGTGTGCTTTAGCGTATTGAGTCAATCTACAAAACATCCATGCACAATAAAGCCAACGGAAAAGAATATGTATAAAGGAAGCTTACCACCAGCTTCCCTTTGACCATTGCTTCGACCAACCTGCCCAGTACTACCCCGTTCATCATGCTGTTATACAACAAGCATAGGCAAGCCTAAGAGGGTTATATATTATGCCACTTCAAGGCATGGGATTGAACAAGAATCCGCTACATCAGCCCAGAAAAATAGTTTGCATATACTGAATAACAATAAAGCATATAAAAGGGATTTTCAATCTATAATTCAAAATGAATCTCCACGTCATCTTGAAAGTGATAATTTAGACATTTCCTTTTCAATATAGCATTTAAAAAGATAAGGGATGATAAAGATTGCAACTTCTTATCAATGAAGTGTGGTAAGAATAAGAACTATTTTCAACAACTCTGGCAAAGCAAAATATCTGATATTATACAGATTGCACAATCAATTATGCAAGTATAAACTATTCATACAATGTTTAACCCTCAAAGCAGATGAAGgttgttttcttttcattacATTTCTTATAGTTTATACAATTGAATTTGCATTACAAGTTTGTACCTGACAGCTAATGGcacaaaacaaagagaaaagatTGGCTTATCATGTTTTTCTCCCAGTCCCCCCTCCCTTCCAAAAACAACATAAACCATTGTAAATAGTTTACTAGCCACAAGATAACTGATTGTACGCAATTGCAATCCAGGGCCATACAATGACTGTGAACTCAAGTTCACTACTTAATCTTGGGGAATGAGTTAGCTAGTGGGAAGTGTATAATGCACATGCAACCCTCCTCTCTGAGAATGTACAAATTATGAATCTTCAAAGGTTAAACTATATTCACTTGGTTCTTATAGTTGTCCAACTTTTAGTTCCTAGAGGAGAAAACTGtaaattttagtccttatacatGCACATAAGATAAGTTTTGGTACCTATTGTTAACATTAGACAAAACTTTTTGGTGGTGATAAATTGctaaaaaaaatgtgcaggGACTAAAAGTTACAACTTTTCTGATAGAGACTAAAACTTAAACTGAGAACAACTATAGGTAGTATATATTTAACCTCTTAAAGCAACGAAGGggagtgatatatatatatatatatatatatatatatatatatatatatatatatatatatatatttttttttttttttttctttctttttccaacTAGTTTGAGTGTTTGACGCATTCACTAGGAACTTAGAAAGGGTTTTAAAGAGAATCTAAACAAGATACAATTCAATATGCAAAGTTGAATACTATTGGGAGCAGAACTTGGTTCAGAGTTAAACAAGAACAGCTCATgcattcaattatttatttttctaaaaattggtATGACCTGGTGATAAGAGCGAGATCTCGGTGGTTGAGACGAATGTTTGGGCTGCTGCTCATGATGATCATTTGAATTCGATTTCTTGGGAGCAGCATCGAAGGGTTCACGCCTAAAATGATGTGGTGGGTTTCTCTGATCTCCTCCATCTGAGGTTACTCTGTTCCTGTCCCTTTCTCTTTCTTGTTTACCATCCCTTCTATATCTCTTGGGACTGCAAccccaaaatcaacaaggaaacCATCTCAGTGTTTTCCTATAACTATAATGAATGcattcaaaattaaactaacCCTAGTTTAATAGAAAAAGACGCGATTGTAATTCTGAAACCTTGTAGAGTAAGAAGGGTTGTAGTGAATAACCCTAACTCAATGCACTCCGTTACGTGTTAGGTTAAATTGAAAAGCATGCGAATAGGGATAAGAATAGAAGCATTGGGAGAGTAGAGAGCACCTTGGTTCTCGATCGAACTTGGAGTGGCGACGCTTGGAATCAGAGTCTCGATGAGACATTAGGTTTTTCTGTTGACAAATTGAAATCTCAATTCGATCGGATTAGGGCTAAGCTTGTTTCAGCTATAGTATTTCAGTATTTCTATTTCTACATGTCACTGTCACTATCCAATCCATCCAACAAGCATCACACACTAGTACCCGCAAGATCAATATTTATTTCTTGAATATTGAATAAACAACcaaaatttataaacaaaaaaaattgaagaataatCAGAGAAAGTATATAAATATAGTTTTAACTTGAGATTAATCATATttgtcttttttcatttttttatagagtttttttttttttactcgtgTATAATGCACCCTACATGATATAATACGGAATAACAATCGTTGGTAATTTCATGATATCTTCTAcaagtatataaaataaaaaaaaatcactttaaataaaattattttattaatagtaaaaatgtaaattaaactatttacataaatatgtttttttgaagTCTTGAGTTTCCTCATcactgcagtaaaaaaaaaggttcctCGTCACTAAggtaaatttatgtttttttatcttaattttttttcataaaaataaaatataatataaaaaaatttataataactcatttATTCTGAGATGCAGCATTATGTCAAAGGttcctcattttttcttttatttatatatgtataatagaaaaaatattttgccgtataaaaaataaagattgtcCACACaggatatattatttataaatgaatgcaaaaaaatatatactgatttatctttttagtttttataatattgataattaaaaaatacctttaaaatataaaatacgtaaaagattgtaatttataaaaatttaaatatttattttggatttttttcatcACATTTTTGTAAGAGTTTGTGATAAGTTTCTTTTGCAAAATCTACTGTATATTTATCTTAAATACCTTGAAATCATTTTTGGGACAGATTTTGACACGTGTCATCTTCTTATACCC comes from Glycine soja cultivar W05 chromosome 20, ASM419377v2, whole genome shotgun sequence and encodes:
- the LOC114403440 gene encoding serine/arginine repetitive matrix protein 1-like encodes the protein MSHRDSDSKRRHSKFDREPSPKRYRRDGKQERERDRNRVTSDGGDQRNPPHHFRREPFDAAPKKSNSNDHHEQQPKHSSQPPRSRSYHQHDERGSTGQVGRSNGQREAGGKVFTQSKENNESQSREQRDERSPVKLDDSLQKRDGFTARKDDPPTMRKRRAFREKKIPADSADANPASIVEVKPSHTDHPPERNERKDERSSNPHHLDRPEKQNAEGRAPNKIEARRDGFSSRARYGGSGGNNNYRGRDKFNGKQGYRPIKTRMEKWKHDLYQEVNKDPIPKNEDDQIAKLEALLAS